From one Pogoniulus pusillus isolate bPogPus1 chromosome 37, bPogPus1.pri, whole genome shotgun sequence genomic stretch:
- the SYTL1 gene encoding synaptotagmin-like protein 1 isoform X2: MLASLVHARHTEPRRQNPPSRPAPQGAPAVPSSPAMALELGPEALLDLSFLTEEEREAIIEVLRRDWQLRRREEGRISKLRKSVSDPVRLKILTGDWFCDARAQRHRHHLGSDLVRASIRRRRRPRGVGDLERGHSLGELEPIGEPLAEEKENEDGVTDPEESPAPEEVAPAAAEPQPSPTAPALEETLVSQSLPGDSPAREQDPAQPGGNPFGTSSAEEDKDEPNSAHGGPDAEQRAGTLQVAQGSPGQLSPQNGCVPLSLLTTSSSVSSLSSSTLSGSLMSLYSEAELRGVAVRGCVQLSLRYEAAQQELQVHVLRCRELAEAKKQRSDPYIKTYLLPDKSSRSKRKTTVRKRSLDPIFNETLKYKLEKRDLQGRTLNLSVWHHDSLGRNLFLGEVEIALGAWDWANTSPEWFSLQPRTPISSDGLTSRGNLNLALKFIPAGSEGRAMPPTGELHIWVKDAQSLIPLQSGTVDAFVQCYVLPDDSKGSRQRTRVVKRSLNPLFNHTMVYDGFQAKDLAEACAEFTLWHHEAFSKRQLGGIRLSLGTGSSYGLPVGWMDSTAEERQVWGRLLQQPGHWVEALLPLRTNLVPRA; the protein is encoded by the exons ATGTTGGCATCACTGGTGCATGCCCGGCACACTGAGCCCCGCCGGCAGAACCCCCCTTCTCGGCCAGCACCTCAGGgtgcccctgctgtgccctccagccctgccatggcGCTGGAGCTGGGGCCCGAGGCGCTGCTGGACCTGAGCTTCCTGACGGAGGAGGAGCGAGAAGCAATCATCGAGGTCCTGCGGCGAGACTGGCAGCTGCGGCGGCGCGAGGAGGGGCGCATCAG CAAGCTCCGCAAGTCGGTGTCGGACCCTGTGCGGCTGAAGATCCTCACCGGGGACTGGTTCTGCGATGCCCGCGCCCAGCGCCACCGCCACCACCTGGGCTCTGACCTCGTGCGAGCCTCCATCCGCCGCAGGAGGAGACCGCGGG gagtgggggacttgGAGCGCGGCCACAGCCTGGGTGAGCTGGAGCCCATCGGTGAGCcactggcagaggagaaggagaatgaGGATGGTGTGACCGATCCGGAGGAGAG ccctgctcCGGAGGAGGTGGCAccggcagctgcagagcctcag cccagccccacagccccagccctaGAGGAGACGCTGGTGTCACAGTCCCTGCCAGGTGACAGCCCAGCGAGGGAGCAGGACCCAGCCCAGCCAG GTGGGAACCCCTTCGGGACGTCCAGCGCTGAGGAAGATAAGGATGAGCCAAACTCTGCACACGGTGGTCCTGACGCTGAGCAG agggcagggaccctccaggtggctcagggctccccagggcagctgtcCCCACAGAACGGCTGCGTTCCCCTGAGCCTGCtcaccaccagctcctctgtctccagcctcagctcctccacg CTGAGCGGCAGCCTGATGAGCCTGTACAGCGAGGCGGAGCTGCGCGGCGTGGCCGTGCGCGGCTGTGTGCAGCTCTCGCTCCGCTACGAGGCGgcgcagcaggagctgcaggtccatgtcctgcgCTGCCGCGAGCTGGCCGAGGCCAAGAAGCAGCGCTCGGACCC GTACATCAAGACCTACCTGCTGCCAGATAAGTCCAGCCGCAGCAAGCGCAAGACCacggtgaggaagaggagcttgGATCCCATCTTCAATGAGACCCTCAAG tacaagctggagaagagagaccTGCAGGGCCGGACCCTGAACCTCTCGGTGTGGCACCACGACAGCCTGGGCAGGAATCTCTTCCTGGGGGAGGTGGAGATCGCGCTGGGTGCCTGGGACTGGGCTAATACAAGCCCTGAGTGGTTCAGCCTCCAGCCCCGG ACACCCATCTCCTCGGATGGCCTCACCAGCCGGGGCAACCTCAACTTGGCACTGAAATTCATCCCTGCTGGCTCAGAAG gcagggcgaTGCCCCCCACGGGCGAGCTGCACATCTGGGTGAAGGATGCTCAGAGTCTCATCCCCCTGCAGAGCGGCACTGTGGACGCCTTCGTGCAGTG CTACGTGCTGCCAGATGACAGCAAGGGGAGCCGGCAGAGGACCAGGGTGGTGAAGAGGAGCCTGAACCCCCTCTTCAACCACACCATGGTCTACGACGGCTTCCAGGCCAAGGACCTGGCTGAGGCCTGCGCAGAGTTCACCCTCTGGCACCACGAAGCCTTTTCCAAGCGCCAGCTGGGTGGCATCCGGCTCAGCCTGGGcacag ggagcagctatGGGCTGCCGGTGGGCTGGATGGACTCGACGGCGGAGGAGCGGCAGGTGTGGGGccgcctgctgcagcagcctgggcactggGTGGAGGCGCTGCTGCCTCTCCGCACCAACCTCGTCCCCCGGGCATAG
- the SYTL1 gene encoding synaptotagmin-like protein 1 isoform X1, with protein MLASLVHARHTEPRRQNPPSRPAPQGAPAVPSSPAMALELGPEALLDLSFLTEEEREAIIEVLRRDWQLRRREEGRISKLRKSVSDPVRLKILTGDWFCDARAQRHRHHLGSDLVRASIRRRRRPRGVGDLERGHSLGELEPIGEPLAEEKENEDGVTDPEESPAPEEVAPAAAEPQPSPTAPALEETLVSQSLPGDSPAREQDPAQPGGNPFGTSSAEEDKDEPNSAHGGPDAEQRAGTLQVAQGSPGQLSPQNGCVPLSLLTTSSSVSSLSSSTLSGSLMSLYSEAELRGVAVRGCVQLSLRYEAAQQELQVHVLRCRELAEAKKQRSDPYIKTYLLPDKSSRSKRKTTVRKRSLDPIFNETLKYKLEKRDLQGRTLNLSVWHHDSLGRNLFLGEVEIALGAWDWANTSPEWFSLQPRTPISSDGLTSRGNLNLALKFIPAGSEGWALTPLAAGRAMPPTGELHIWVKDAQSLIPLQSGTVDAFVQCYVLPDDSKGSRQRTRVVKRSLNPLFNHTMVYDGFQAKDLAEACAEFTLWHHEAFSKRQLGGIRLSLGTGSSYGLPVGWMDSTAEERQVWGRLLQQPGHWVEALLPLRTNLVPRA; from the exons ATGTTGGCATCACTGGTGCATGCCCGGCACACTGAGCCCCGCCGGCAGAACCCCCCTTCTCGGCCAGCACCTCAGGgtgcccctgctgtgccctccagccctgccatggcGCTGGAGCTGGGGCCCGAGGCGCTGCTGGACCTGAGCTTCCTGACGGAGGAGGAGCGAGAAGCAATCATCGAGGTCCTGCGGCGAGACTGGCAGCTGCGGCGGCGCGAGGAGGGGCGCATCAG CAAGCTCCGCAAGTCGGTGTCGGACCCTGTGCGGCTGAAGATCCTCACCGGGGACTGGTTCTGCGATGCCCGCGCCCAGCGCCACCGCCACCACCTGGGCTCTGACCTCGTGCGAGCCTCCATCCGCCGCAGGAGGAGACCGCGGG gagtgggggacttgGAGCGCGGCCACAGCCTGGGTGAGCTGGAGCCCATCGGTGAGCcactggcagaggagaaggagaatgaGGATGGTGTGACCGATCCGGAGGAGAG ccctgctcCGGAGGAGGTGGCAccggcagctgcagagcctcag cccagccccacagccccagccctaGAGGAGACGCTGGTGTCACAGTCCCTGCCAGGTGACAGCCCAGCGAGGGAGCAGGACCCAGCCCAGCCAG GTGGGAACCCCTTCGGGACGTCCAGCGCTGAGGAAGATAAGGATGAGCCAAACTCTGCACACGGTGGTCCTGACGCTGAGCAG agggcagggaccctccaggtggctcagggctccccagggcagctgtcCCCACAGAACGGCTGCGTTCCCCTGAGCCTGCtcaccaccagctcctctgtctccagcctcagctcctccacg CTGAGCGGCAGCCTGATGAGCCTGTACAGCGAGGCGGAGCTGCGCGGCGTGGCCGTGCGCGGCTGTGTGCAGCTCTCGCTCCGCTACGAGGCGgcgcagcaggagctgcaggtccatgtcctgcgCTGCCGCGAGCTGGCCGAGGCCAAGAAGCAGCGCTCGGACCC GTACATCAAGACCTACCTGCTGCCAGATAAGTCCAGCCGCAGCAAGCGCAAGACCacggtgaggaagaggagcttgGATCCCATCTTCAATGAGACCCTCAAG tacaagctggagaagagagaccTGCAGGGCCGGACCCTGAACCTCTCGGTGTGGCACCACGACAGCCTGGGCAGGAATCTCTTCCTGGGGGAGGTGGAGATCGCGCTGGGTGCCTGGGACTGGGCTAATACAAGCCCTGAGTGGTTCAGCCTCCAGCCCCGG ACACCCATCTCCTCGGATGGCCTCACCAGCCGGGGCAACCTCAACTTGGCACTGAAATTCATCCCTGCTGGCTCAGAAG ggtgggCTCTGACCCctcttgctgcaggcagggcgaTGCCCCCCACGGGCGAGCTGCACATCTGGGTGAAGGATGCTCAGAGTCTCATCCCCCTGCAGAGCGGCACTGTGGACGCCTTCGTGCAGTG CTACGTGCTGCCAGATGACAGCAAGGGGAGCCGGCAGAGGACCAGGGTGGTGAAGAGGAGCCTGAACCCCCTCTTCAACCACACCATGGTCTACGACGGCTTCCAGGCCAAGGACCTGGCTGAGGCCTGCGCAGAGTTCACCCTCTGGCACCACGAAGCCTTTTCCAAGCGCCAGCTGGGTGGCATCCGGCTCAGCCTGGGcacag ggagcagctatGGGCTGCCGGTGGGCTGGATGGACTCGACGGCGGAGGAGCGGCAGGTGTGGGGccgcctgctgcagcagcctgggcactggGTGGAGGCGCTGCTGCCTCTCCGCACCAACCTCGTCCCCCGGGCATAG